Part of the Henckelia pumila isolate YLH828 chromosome 2, ASM3356847v2, whole genome shotgun sequence genome is shown below.
AAAATCGATTAAACTTATACTATTCtttccttaaaaaaatattattatagctgaaataaataaaatgcacACATAACACAAGTACAcaacatcaaaaaatatatatatactttttaaatttttggtgAAATGAATTCTCATCAATATGGATAACTGAAAAGCAATGGTGATTTAATCCCCACCAATTACACCGTATCCTTTTTTTTCGGGTTATTTGATTAACATCTcctatattttatatattcgACCTTTACATCTCTTGAGTGTTATAAATGTTATATATGCTAATATGAGAAAGGAGGTAAACCCCAAATGCATAAAATGTGACGATGTGAATGAAAAAACCCTTGTTTTTCCTCTTGTGCCTCTCATTTTAATCGAAAGTGCTAACTACAAAAGAAAGCAAAACTACATCCTACCCTTCACAGAGCTTCTGTAAAAAGAATCCACCTTCGATCAAAATGGCCATTTTTAAAGGCATCCCtataactatttattttttttggaaagtGACCAGACAGAAAAAAGCCAGTCCTCTACTTGCTATACCAGTTGCGATGAGATATGCTAGAGAAGGATACCAGTCCTCCAGTTGataatcttttatttttaatgaacCGCATCTTTGAATCAGCCATACCCCAGAATACCTGCAGCAAAGTCAAGAAAATTAGTATTGATCAACTAGACTCACAAAAATTTTACTCATATTTAGACATTCTAATAGTAAATGATGACAtggaggaaaaaaaaattggagaatAGTTCTATAGATTGCAAGGGGTTATCGTACCGTTTAGCATTTGCTAGTAGAAACGCTTCCAGCGCCCATTTAGTGTAGCAAAAATCGCCTATTGTTGTTACAAATGTGTCTCCGTCTTGGTTAGCAATAAGAGACAAAACAACGGGAAGCAAAACTGaccactgcataaataaaaacaGTTTTGTACGTGGTATCATATCATATATACTAAGATATGTCGGTGACAGATAGCATAACAAAAGTTGGTGTCACGCACCAGTTGGGCTGGACCAGGTTCGAAGTAGATGGCGAGAATATACGCTATTCCAGTAACACAGTAGACGAGACTGATCAGCACGAAGTAATTATCGAAAATAGAAGACCTGGGATTGTTGAAGAAATAAAACATTGATAGATAAACTGCTGGTTTTACAACCGTGTTGAAATGATCTATCGTGTCCTTTGCTAAAAAGTAAGCCAAGCTGCTCATTCCAGAAGCACTTTCTCTCCAGTagtgtagcttatccagagaaAATGATCTCAAAGCGGAAATCTTGCACAGAAGGGCTAAAAAATAGAAGAAAATATGGAATGACAAGTTGTTGGCTGCGAGATTGTGTCGCATAAGCTGAATATTCAGAGACTACAAATTGAACtatatgataaaaataaaagtacACAAAGAATTTGTTGAGTGATGAAATAAGCATAAAATTGAAAACGTGATCAATGATTCAGCTCATCAACCAAGATAGAAGACACTATAGCGCAAATTTTTTTCCTTGGCTACGTTTGTGACCTCCCGCAGAGACACTACAACACACCTTTTCCTTGAATGTGATTGTAACTTTGTGTAGTTTAtgcataatttttattattgttgaataGGTTTAGAACCCAAGATTACAGGCCATATAGTTTCTACTTTTTAGTTCGCTTACTATATCACAAAATTTAGAACCTATATTTGCATGATGATGAAACTGAATACTTTTGATCACCTAATCGAGGGATCTTTTCATATAACTTTGCATCAATAACCAAATTAATATCATAAAACTGATAGACACCTACAATACTTCCTCAGTTATCCGAGGAAGATGTACCGGTACAGAAGTGATGATAGGATCTTGGTTAAATTATAGTTATAGACATGAAAATATCTGGAACTTCAAACCATGGAATCCAAGGAATATGAAAGGTGTTGATTTggaatttaaaacttacagactgcgATGACAGTGTATAGATATCCCGTTGAACCAAAGGTTTCATCGCTCACTTTGGCAAGTGTTCCTAAGCAGATACCAGCCAAgagtaaaatcaaataatcaacagCTTGCATCCTAGCCTCCCGTAGTCGCTGCTTTCCTactctgaaaaaaaaaagaataaaaaaactgTGTCAAAAACCGAAGCCTGCTGCCACTTAGTAACAAAAGTATTACAGGTCTTGATCTGCATGAGTTAAAAATACAGAGTGCCGAttccttaaaaaaatttatgacaTGAGTATCTCATAAGCAAACACTAAGTAAGCAAAACACATGGAAAGTAACCGTTTGTAAAAAACTATAGAAACTTGAATAAAGaaatgccaaaaaaaaaaatcaccttCCCACAAAGTATCTATATTGCTGAAATACACTTGGAGTTTTTCGATTGGATAAGTCCTGTAATTTATTGAAATTAAGTCGTAGATGGTCTTTCTTCTGTCCAACGTTATACTTGACGTCCTGCCAAAGGTCGCCCGCGAAAGACTGATCAGGGCCAGTAGCAGCTGGATTTCCTCCGTGGGCTGAATCTCCAGTTACAGATGGCATTCCTGCAGAATCAAGCATATCTGGTGGTACAGGGTAACCATTATGAAGCATCCATCTCAAAGGAAGCTCCTTATATTTTACACCTGAGCTAGCATTTAGTTTTACGATTCCCTCCAAGATGTCAATAAAGTAATCCGGAGGATTCATTCTCTCAGGGACGTTGATCCCAATTCCAGCAAAGTACTCTTCAACTTTCTTTGCTGATCCATGATACACCGTGAGCCCACCCTTGGCTAGAAGTATCAAATCATCAAACATCTTAAAGAGGGTGTAGCTGTAGAGCAGAGAATGGAAAAGGGAACACCAGAAATGTCAGAATTTTTGTGTTGCAACAAGACTCTGCTAAACCAAGCTACAAGAATGAGAAAGCTGATAGACAATACCAACACTAAATTCATACTAAACAATATTAAGAAGTCAAAGAGTTCAATTGAAATCAGTGAGGATGGTGCCATATGAAAAGACCTCGACAGTAGTTGCCCTAGTCTAATAACAAATCCATTTATAGTTGCATTGAAAATTATACTAGACCATATACAGAAATAATTCCATTTCAACACATGATAAGAGTGCTTGAGTAAAATGTAGGTCACAAGCTATATATTTCCTCCGATAGCTGGTTTTCTCAAAGCCACACGAGGATGCATTGGTGTGAGcaataattatttgaataagAATGGTAAGGGAAGAATCAAGGTCATATATTGTCATATAGATGTGTAAGTCAAAATTACCTTGGTTGGTGAACCACCATACATATATTTACACCTTCAAGAGCTTCACGGCGAAGGGCTCTCAGTAGTAGCTGAGAAGAAGAACTGTCCAAGCCAGATGTGGGCTCATCCAGGATTAAGAGTGAAGGCTCCATAACCATTTCCAAACCAACATTTACTCGTTTCCTCTGACCTCCAGAGATTCCTCTTTTTTCAACTGTTCCGACCAAGGAGTCTCTAACTGCCTGCAATCCCAATGACTCGATTACTCTTTCCACAACCAAGACTTTCTCTGGTTTCAAAAGATCAGCAGAGAGTCTAGAAAAAAAAgggagaaaaagaaaaatagagCACTAACATCAGGACACATCTATATGAAACTGGCACAAGAATTGATCAAGAAGCCACAAGAAACATTTTTAAAGAGTaagcaaaaacaattttccagCACATATTCGAGATACAAACATCAGGGCTACTAAGACTTTGAACTCTTTTAGATAAAACATTTGATGCATCTCTTTTGGAAGTTCTCTATGCAGGGACAAATCATGGCATGAAGATTGTTGATGGGATCAAGGGCCATCAAATTTGTGGAACATAATCACTCATATAGACACAAGGAAAAATAAATGATCAAACTCCAAATGATTATGCCAAATTGAGTAAGAATTTTAAATGAGCAAGAACAAAGCACAAACATAGTTCGCTAAACAAGTATAGTTCAATGGAGTAAAGTATGCAGTGAACATAGAAAAACtttaatttttcaataaattatttcattttgatttctATTAGGAACTGGCAGTAAGAGTGGAAGACCATAAATTTCAAACCTTTCATGTTTTTATCAAATATGTCTTGCATGACATAATACAAGTACTGGAAATATATCCTTCAATCCACCCAACAAAAAAACAACTACAATTAAAATATTGAATGTTGGTGGAATAATAATGTTAACTGCATGAGAAAAatgtcataaattttttttgagaaCATGCACGTTGATGATGAAAATCCGATCATCTTACTGTCAACACTAGTCACACTGCAGATGCTAGTGCTTCTCTAGTTGCTAGATAAGAGGATCCATTCTGAAGTagtatttgatcaataaagtaCCAATCAGTAATCAAACGTCAACTAACATAATTATTTCATACTATCTACCTGCATCTAGCACTGAACCAGAGATTctcctccactgtcaagttTCCATGCACTATATCATCTTGAGGAACATATCCAATAATCTTTTTGAATGATTGCATTGGTTCGTCTTTCCCATTGATAAGAATTGAACCAGTGATAATGCATCCAGTAGCTTTTCCTGTCAATGCTGAAAGAAAAGTTGTTTTCCCAGCACCTGATGGCCCCATGACGGCGGATACATGGCCTGGTACTAGTTTTCCAGTCACAGACCTTAAAAGATGCTTCTTTTTACCTTTCAGAGTAAGAGTTAAATCTTGAAAGAAAACCTCAATAGGTGGCCTCCTACTGATTTCAACATCTGATGCCATAGATATTACACCAGAGAAAGTCAAGTTCTGATTCTGCTCTTGCATAG
Proteins encoded:
- the LOC140881980 gene encoding ABC transporter G family member 28-like isoform X1; the protein is MKITMRLVTIIVLILVLGALISATHAASDNETESGTGNEGNSDSTTGNEGTGNNTTGNEGTSDSTTGNEGNSDSTTGNEGNSDITGNEGNSNSTGNDGTTGNEGNSDSTEGNSDSTGDEDNSDNSSEDDTGTDGDGSGDDGSGDFDGASNNPAAVQILTEVIYSRFSNFTAIFNDDIVEHLGFCISDADAEWDAAFNFSKNTEFLSECLKTTRGRDVLPRLCTAAEVKFYGASLMQIAEESSDAKSSNYLKPNKNCNLSSWVSGCEPGWACSVGKNKQVDLKNSKDIPNRLLNCRPCCEGFFCPHGLTCMIPCPLGSYCPLSNLNKSTGICDPYRYQLPPGQPNHTCGGADIWADFLTGTEIFCSAGFYCPTTTQKIPCSRGHYCRAGSTEQTKCYQLATCEPQTTNQNITAYGLMFFGGITLVLLIIYNCSGQVLSTRERKQAKSREAAARSARETVQARERWKSAKDTAKKTASGLQSQLSRTFSRKKSVRQEPLKIPGQPKPGSDAALPPMPGGGSDQKAKKQSNLTKMLHDLEDDPDSHDGFDMDIGDKNLKKQMPKAKQLHTRSQIFKYAYGQIEKEKAMQEQNQNLTFSGVISMASDVEISRRPPIEVFFQDLTLTLKGKKKHLLRSVTGKLVPGHVSAVMGPSGAGKTTFLSALTGKATGCIITGSILINGKDEPMQSFKKIIGYVPQDDIVHGNLTVEENLWFSARCRLSADLLKPEKVLVVERVIESLGLQAVRDSLVGTVEKRGISGGQRKRVNVGLEMVMEPSLLILDEPTSGLDSSSSQLLLRALRREALEGVNICMVVHQPSYTLFKMFDDLILLAKGGLTVYHGSAKKVEEYFAGIGINVPERMNPPDYFIDILEGIVKLNASSGVKYKELPLRWMLHNGYPVPPDMLDSAGMPSVTGDSAHGGNPAATGPDQSFAGDLWQDVKYNVGQKKDHLRLNFNKLQDLSNRKTPSVFQQYRYFVGRVGKQRLREARMQAVDYLILLLAGICLGTLAKVSDETFGSTGYLYTVIAVSLLCKISALRSFSLDKLHYWRESASGMSSLAYFLAKDTIDHFNTVVKPAVYLSMFYFFNNPRSSIFDNYFVLISLVYCVTGIAYILAIYFEPGPAQLWSVLLPVVLSLIANQDGDTFVTTIGDFCYTKWALEAFLLANAKRYSGVWLIQRCGSLKIKDYQLEDWYPSLAYLIATGIASRGLAFFCLVTFQKK
- the LOC140881980 gene encoding ABC transporter G family member 28-like isoform X2; amino-acid sequence: MKITMRLVTIIVLILVLGALISATHAASDNETESGTGNEGNSDSTTGNEGTGNNTTGNEGTSDSTTGNEGNSDSTTGNEGNSDITGNEGNSNSTGNDGTTGNEGNSDSTEGNSDSTGDEDNSDNSSEDDTGTDGDGSGDDGSGDFDGASNNPAAVQILTEVIYSRFSNFTAIFNDDIVEHLGFCISDADAEWDAAFNFSKNTEFLSECLKTTRGDVLPRLCTAAEVKFYGASLMQIAEESSDAKSSNYLKPNKNCNLSSWVSGCEPGWACSVGKNKQVDLKNSKDIPNRLLNCRPCCEGFFCPHGLTCMIPCPLGSYCPLSNLNKSTGICDPYRYQLPPGQPNHTCGGADIWADFLTGTEIFCSAGFYCPTTTQKIPCSRGHYCRAGSTEQTKCYQLATCEPQTTNQNITAYGLMFFGGITLVLLIIYNCSGQVLSTRERKQAKSREAAARSARETVQARERWKSAKDTAKKTASGLQSQLSRTFSRKKSVRQEPLKIPGQPKPGSDAALPPMPGGGSDQKAKKQSNLTKMLHDLEDDPDSHDGFDMDIGDKNLKKQMPKAKQLHTRSQIFKYAYGQIEKEKAMQEQNQNLTFSGVISMASDVEISRRPPIEVFFQDLTLTLKGKKKHLLRSVTGKLVPGHVSAVMGPSGAGKTTFLSALTGKATGCIITGSILINGKDEPMQSFKKIIGYVPQDDIVHGNLTVEENLWFSARCRLSADLLKPEKVLVVERVIESLGLQAVRDSLVGTVEKRGISGGQRKRVNVGLEMVMEPSLLILDEPTSGLDSSSSQLLLRALRREALEGVNICMVVHQPSYTLFKMFDDLILLAKGGLTVYHGSAKKVEEYFAGIGINVPERMNPPDYFIDILEGIVKLNASSGVKYKELPLRWMLHNGYPVPPDMLDSAGMPSVTGDSAHGGNPAATGPDQSFAGDLWQDVKYNVGQKKDHLRLNFNKLQDLSNRKTPSVFQQYRYFVGRVGKQRLREARMQAVDYLILLLAGICLGTLAKVSDETFGSTGYLYTVIAVSLLCKISALRSFSLDKLHYWRESASGMSSLAYFLAKDTIDHFNTVVKPAVYLSMFYFFNNPRSSIFDNYFVLISLVYCVTGIAYILAIYFEPGPAQLWSVLLPVVLSLIANQDGDTFVTTIGDFCYTKWALEAFLLANAKRYSGVWLIQRCGSLKIKDYQLEDWYPSLAYLIATGIASRGLAFFCLVTFQKK